Proteins co-encoded in one Methylobacterium sp. WL1 genomic window:
- a CDS encoding CopG family transcriptional regulator, which yields MALNGKKPVVKARPEPTDEAFERVTAGALDMGAKGRPAKGKAKRALGDGYVMGHKVQITHLITPELLEQVNAEALKNGEARSTVINRAIREMLDQKLG from the coding sequence ATGGCGCTCAACGGAAAGAAGCCGGTGGTGAAGGCGCGACCCGAGCCCACCGATGAGGCGTTCGAGCGGGTCACCGCCGGGGCGCTCGACATGGGCGCGAAGGGGCGGCCGGCAAAGGGCAAGGCCAAGCGCGCGCTCGGGGACGGCTACGTGATGGGCCACAAGGTCCAGATCACCCACCTGATCACGCCAGAGCTGCTGGAGCAGGTCAACGCCGAGGCCCTTAAGAACGGCGAGGCGCGATCGACGGTGATCAACCGCGCCATCCGGGAGATGCTCGACCAGAAGCTGGGCTAG
- a CDS encoding AAA family ATPase, giving the protein MIVLVGNTKGGVGKTTLAVQIAIARACMGRDVWLVDGDAQGTAAAAIQSRADAELAPAIACSLYDDARQLRTQVSQQGKKYDDVILDVGGRDTAALRVGLMLADVAVVPFAPKGFELWAMQDMAKVLDVITAERDGLVAYAVMNKAEARRASADNAEAANVVREIPQFTYLDAPLVDRKAFASASSSGIGVAEQSSPDRKAVAELERLMLGVFQVETEGN; this is encoded by the coding sequence ATGATCGTGCTGGTGGGAAATACGAAGGGCGGCGTCGGCAAGACGACGCTGGCAGTGCAGATCGCCATCGCTCGGGCTTGCATGGGCCGAGACGTGTGGCTGGTCGACGGCGACGCCCAGGGCACCGCGGCGGCGGCGATCCAGAGCCGGGCGGATGCCGAGCTGGCGCCGGCTATCGCGTGCTCGCTCTACGACGACGCCCGGCAGCTGCGAACCCAGGTCTCGCAGCAGGGCAAGAAGTACGACGACGTGATCCTCGACGTGGGTGGCCGGGATACGGCGGCGCTGCGCGTCGGGCTGATGCTCGCCGACGTGGCGGTGGTGCCGTTCGCGCCCAAGGGCTTCGAGCTGTGGGCGATGCAGGACATGGCGAAGGTGCTCGACGTGATCACGGCCGAGCGCGACGGCCTGGTCGCCTACGCGGTGATGAACAAGGCCGAGGCCCGGCGCGCGTCGGCCGACAACGCCGAGGCGGCGAACGTCGTGCGGGAGATCCCGCAGTTCACCTACCTCGACGCGCCCCTGGTCGACCGGAAGGCCTTCGCCTCGGCATCGAGCAGCGGGATCGGCGTGGCCGAGCAGTCCTCACCAGACCGGAAGGCGGTCGCCGAGCTGGAGAGGTTGATGTTAGGTGTGTTCCAGGTGGAAACGGAAGGAAATTAA
- a CDS encoding phage/plasmid primase, P4 family, which translates to MPLQRGDKKPVIMKWQSLQSRMPNEAERLSWKAFHRDGNIGLPLGPESGLVAIDVDTDDPVVLGILQKVLPPSPWRRIGQKGYVVIYKYDGQPIIRIKYKDADGKLQSLVEMLGAGSQIVLPPSIHPKTQQPYRANKDLVDCLSDIRSLPPNIEQILRDALGQAGLQVGSAAFGAVTDYISTGNRDTRLVSMAGLFARDVIKGEKTLLEACAQIELAVGTFMQKTYGDVIAPEKGPQKLIEFLIRDVTGPKARALPKGWDEGVTDEQRAAWGLDAFSKDNETWDHGQIMTYFNAHIEKAGVKDSPEQFTSVVKQVLNRIASNPNLEPIEEDQILNYIATVSARRVSVASVRRQLAQLRAGPIAGGDHAEIAKAVVRDLEDLGGEIRFHLDTLWQWRGSAWEKMDEGDVLKHIINEYGSYKAATRASDHQGILRTVRGMQKGELKKRLEPGINFVNGYLTDELELKEHHPDYGMTYTLPYPYKPELAGKCTRFQRMLNDYWGDDPDYAEKVTALGEVMAMTLFGKMTEVQVAICLYGVAHSGKSRIMEIMQALMPDDAQTTLPPTMWGDKFGPAQLVGKLLNFAGELSETQLIESAKFKQIISGEQIEAQEKNQKMFTFRPKAAHWFASNHHPKSKDSSDGFTRRWLFLVFTRAFPKDERKINDYDKVVIAEEREAIAAWAVNHMIRLRTENFKLTDPVSSIEQREMLENELNSVRDFLCGFRDHGWMNLGAEAHKDVSDQHNYTTFTTLWNEYRSYCISQSVSPVGSKMLVKRMGQLQGQFGFKMDKVSGAKGLPIPVFRYLTIVANRRAAA; encoded by the coding sequence ATGCCCCTCCAGCGAGGGGACAAGAAGCCGGTCATCATGAAGTGGCAATCGCTTCAGAGCCGGATGCCGAACGAGGCCGAGCGCCTGTCGTGGAAGGCGTTCCACCGTGACGGCAACATCGGTCTGCCGCTCGGGCCGGAGAGCGGGCTCGTCGCGATCGACGTGGACACGGACGATCCCGTGGTGCTCGGCATCCTGCAGAAGGTGCTGCCACCGTCGCCCTGGCGCCGTATCGGCCAGAAGGGCTACGTCGTCATCTACAAGTACGACGGCCAGCCGATCATCCGCATCAAGTACAAGGATGCCGATGGCAAGCTGCAGTCGCTGGTCGAGATGCTCGGCGCCGGCTCGCAGATCGTGCTGCCGCCCTCGATCCACCCGAAGACGCAGCAGCCGTACCGGGCCAACAAGGACCTGGTCGACTGCCTCTCCGACATCCGCTCACTGCCGCCGAACATCGAGCAGATCCTGCGCGACGCGCTCGGCCAGGCCGGGCTCCAGGTCGGCTCGGCGGCCTTCGGCGCCGTCACCGACTACATCTCGACCGGCAACCGGGACACGCGCCTGGTGTCGATGGCCGGCCTATTCGCCCGAGACGTGATCAAGGGCGAGAAGACCCTGCTGGAGGCCTGCGCCCAGATCGAGCTGGCGGTGGGCACCTTCATGCAGAAGACCTACGGCGACGTGATCGCGCCGGAGAAGGGGCCGCAGAAGCTGATTGAGTTCCTGATCCGCGACGTGACCGGGCCAAAGGCGCGGGCGCTGCCGAAGGGCTGGGACGAGGGCGTGACCGACGAGCAGCGCGCGGCCTGGGGGCTCGATGCCTTCTCGAAGGACAACGAGACCTGGGACCACGGTCAGATCATGACCTACTTCAACGCCCACATCGAGAAGGCCGGCGTGAAGGACAGCCCCGAGCAGTTCACCTCGGTGGTCAAGCAGGTCCTGAACCGGATCGCCTCGAACCCCAACCTGGAGCCGATCGAGGAGGATCAGATCCTCAACTACATCGCCACCGTGTCCGCCCGGCGGGTGAGCGTGGCGTCGGTGCGCCGCCAGCTCGCGCAGCTGCGCGCCGGGCCGATCGCGGGCGGCGACCACGCCGAGATCGCCAAGGCCGTGGTGCGCGACCTCGAAGACCTGGGCGGGGAAATCCGTTTCCACCTGGATACCCTATGGCAGTGGCGTGGATCTGCCTGGGAGAAGATGGACGAGGGTGACGTGCTCAAGCACATCATCAACGAGTACGGGAGCTACAAGGCGGCCACCCGGGCGTCCGATCACCAGGGCATCCTGCGCACCGTCCGGGGCATGCAGAAGGGCGAGCTGAAGAAGCGCCTGGAGCCCGGCATCAACTTCGTGAACGGCTACCTGACGGACGAGCTGGAGCTGAAGGAGCACCATCCCGACTACGGGATGACCTACACCCTGCCCTACCCGTACAAGCCCGAGCTGGCCGGCAAATGCACCCGGTTCCAGCGCATGCTGAACGACTACTGGGGCGACGACCCGGACTACGCCGAGAAGGTGACCGCGCTCGGCGAGGTCATGGCGATGACCCTGTTCGGCAAGATGACCGAGGTGCAGGTCGCGATCTGCCTCTACGGCGTCGCGCACTCGGGCAAGAGCCGGATCATGGAGATCATGCAGGCTCTGATGCCGGATGACGCCCAGACGACCCTGCCGCCCACGATGTGGGGCGACAAGTTCGGGCCGGCGCAGCTGGTCGGCAAGCTGCTCAACTTCGCGGGCGAGCTGTCGGAGACCCAGCTCATCGAGAGCGCCAAGTTCAAGCAGATCATCTCCGGCGAGCAGATCGAGGCGCAGGAGAAGAACCAGAAGATGTTCACGTTCCGCCCGAAGGCGGCGCACTGGTTCGCCTCGAACCACCATCCCAAGAGCAAGGACAGCTCGGACGGGTTTACCCGCCGGTGGCTGTTCCTGGTGTTCACCCGGGCGTTCCCGAAGGACGAGCGCAAGATCAACGACTACGACAAGGTCGTGATCGCCGAGGAGCGCGAGGCCATCGCCGCGTGGGCGGTGAACCACATGATCCGGTTGCGGACTGAGAACTTCAAGCTGACCGACCCGGTCTCCTCGATCGAGCAGCGCGAGATGCTGGAAAACGAGCTGAACTCTGTGCGGGATTTTCTCTGCGGCTTCCGGGATCATGGCTGGATGAACCTGGGAGCCGAGGCCCACAAGGACGTGTCGGACCAGCACAACTACACCACCTTCACGACCCTCTGGAACGAATATCGGTCGTACTGCATCAGTCAGAGTGTCTCGCCTGTTGGGTCGAAAATGCTCGTCAAGCGTATGGGCCAGCTCCAGGGACAGTTCGGCTTCAAGATGGACAAGGTTTCTGGTGCGAAGGGCCTTCCGATCCCGGTTTTTCGCTACCTCACAATTGTCGCGAACAGGCGGGCTGCAGCGTGA
- a CDS encoding HNH endonuclease signature motif containing protein — MKAHPLPDADYLRARLAYDPATGVLTWRENPDAPRHWNSKHAGNPAGYADERYVSVRLDGRLYRAHQIIWKMQTGDDAPMVDHEDTDGLNNRWDNLRLSTKSQNMGNHAGWKKKTLPRGVFAHQGRFKVLITANKKPKYIGMFGTVEEAAEAYAKAAREHYGEFSHTSFGAKS, encoded by the coding sequence GTGAAAGCCCACCCGCTCCCCGACGCCGACTACCTGCGCGCTCGCCTGGCCTACGACCCGGCGACCGGCGTGCTGACGTGGCGTGAGAACCCTGACGCCCCGCGCCACTGGAACTCGAAGCATGCCGGCAACCCGGCCGGGTATGCCGACGAACGCTACGTGTCGGTCCGCCTGGACGGACGGCTCTACCGTGCCCACCAGATCATTTGGAAAATGCAGACGGGCGATGATGCCCCGATGGTCGATCATGAGGATACGGACGGGCTGAACAACCGTTGGGACAATCTGCGCCTGTCAACCAAGTCGCAGAACATGGGAAACCATGCTGGTTGGAAGAAAAAGACACTACCTCGTGGTGTCTTCGCACACCAAGGACGCTTCAAAGTCCTGATCACGGCCAACAAGAAGCCGAAATACATCGGCATGTTTGGAACCGTGGAGGAAGCTGCCGAAGCGTACGCAAAGGCAGCTCGTGAACACTACGGGGAATTTTCCCACACTTCCTTCGGAGCCAAGTCGTGA
- a CDS encoding phage terminase large subunit family protein: protein MNPHLTGFIGGLDERFPDDSTSMSMSEWIQKNTRLRQRPFSFKGFEFQRQIVDDLHNDLTCIKMSQIGLTEVQMRKFFGFLKRNVGTAGIFSMPTQPMRDRLSQTRIKTMIEGEPIFNGPMVAKPVRQKALYQVDESYGYITGTTEGEATSISADILFEDEVDLADQSMRSLFQSRLQGSQWKITQRFSTPTYLGYGIDAAYQASDKHEYPIRCVCGHWQTPIFHPRFLCLPGLKGDHEDLSKLGQDEVDAIDMDGTFVRCEKCSRPLDLAGGQREWVSEYPSRRARGYRVRPFSIATITIPYIFRQLLEYQRKDNLRAWFNTVIGEAFNDSNARISEEDLLAIMNPRQVDPGELQTNDLFLGCDVGQTCHVVIGKASSILEFHQVQQADIVEFIKGRVSTLGIVQGGIDMYPYTPTAEAIREATNGVVMPMAYSTSKTAPPIKESYDEFETITHYTINRTNALDLVAKQCRNRTWQLAGYGPYASLVKTHFRDMIRIEAPDEPPVWNKINGDDHFLHAAALQQTAVRLRAGIEFSADQRSNVFFGGGSRLFMPAGRPIFRGADHAGVLR, encoded by the coding sequence GTGAACCCCCACCTGACCGGCTTCATCGGCGGCTTAGACGAGCGCTTCCCCGACGACAGCACCAGCATGTCCATGTCGGAGTGGATCCAGAAGAACACCCGACTGCGGCAGCGCCCCTTCAGCTTCAAGGGCTTCGAGTTCCAGCGGCAGATCGTGGATGACCTGCACAATGATCTGACGTGCATTAAGATGTCGCAGATCGGCCTCACAGAAGTACAGATGCGTAAATTTTTCGGCTTCCTGAAGCGGAACGTCGGAACGGCAGGTATTTTCTCCATGCCAACCCAGCCGATGCGCGATCGGCTGTCCCAGACCCGCATCAAAACGATGATCGAGGGGGAGCCAATCTTCAATGGCCCGATGGTCGCGAAGCCAGTACGTCAAAAAGCTTTGTACCAGGTAGACGAGAGCTACGGCTACATCACCGGCACCACCGAGGGCGAGGCCACTTCAATCTCGGCCGACATCCTGTTCGAGGACGAGGTGGATCTCGCCGACCAGAGCATGCGCTCGCTGTTCCAGTCGCGCCTCCAGGGCTCGCAGTGGAAGATCACCCAGCGGTTCAGCACTCCCACCTACCTGGGCTATGGAATTGATGCCGCCTACCAGGCCTCGGACAAGCACGAGTACCCGATCCGCTGCGTCTGCGGTCACTGGCAAACGCCGATCTTCCACCCCCGCTTCCTCTGCCTGCCCGGCCTGAAGGGCGATCACGAGGACCTGTCCAAGCTCGGGCAGGACGAGGTCGACGCCATCGACATGGATGGCACCTTCGTGCGCTGCGAGAAGTGCTCCCGGCCGCTCGATCTGGCCGGCGGCCAGCGGGAGTGGGTGTCGGAATACCCGTCGCGCCGCGCGCGCGGCTACCGGGTCCGGCCGTTCTCGATCGCGACCATCACCATCCCGTACATCTTCCGCCAGCTGCTGGAGTACCAGCGGAAGGACAACCTGCGCGCCTGGTTCAACACCGTCATCGGCGAGGCCTTCAACGACAGCAACGCCCGGATCTCGGAGGAGGACCTGCTCGCGATCATGAACCCGCGCCAGGTCGATCCCGGCGAGCTGCAGACGAACGACCTGTTCCTGGGCTGCGACGTGGGCCAGACCTGTCACGTCGTGATCGGCAAGGCCAGTTCGATCCTGGAGTTCCACCAGGTCCAGCAGGCTGACATCGTCGAGTTCATCAAGGGCCGCGTCTCCACCCTCGGCATCGTCCAGGGTGGCATCGACATGTACCCCTACACCCCGACCGCCGAGGCGATCCGGGAAGCGACCAATGGCGTCGTCATGCCGATGGCCTACTCGACCTCGAAGACGGCTCCCCCGATCAAGGAGAGCTACGACGAGTTCGAGACAATCACCCACTACACGATCAACCGGACCAACGCCCTCGACCTGGTCGCGAAACAGTGCCGGAACCGGACCTGGCAGCTCGCCGGCTACGGCCCCTACGCCAGCCTGGTGAAGACCCACTTCCGCGACATGATCCGTATCGAGGCTCCCGACGAGCCGCCGGTCTGGAACAAGATCAACGGAGATGATCACTTCCTGCATGCCGCCGCGCTCCAGCAAACCGCCGTCAGACTGCGTGCTGGAATAGAGTTCTCGGCCGATCAAAGAAGCAACGTTTTCTTCGGCGGCGGCTCTCGCTTGTTCATGCCGGCAGGTCGTCCCATATTTCGCGGAGCTGATCACGCCGGAGTTCTACGATAG